In one window of Polaromonas naphthalenivorans CJ2 DNA:
- a CDS encoding Bug family tripartite tricarboxylate transporter substrate binding protein — protein MQSRLKKLSAFSIQAARTTFLIAACTLPICGTAQNSLKNPEATTAWPSRPIRILVGFPGGSTPDMSARTLAEPLSKALGQPVIIENRVGASGNIAADLVAKASDDHTLGVVINGNLTSARQLYARLPYDPARDFAPISLLTTAPLMLVAPASLPGGAEFFAAAKQAGSQWNYGSVGNGSVAHLGMELIKSRSPGMAPVHVPYSGNPQVVTAMLGGQIQMALVPPGLAMPHIRSGKLRAIGLTGGRSLLAPDVPPLADAGLKNVNLEVWTALIGPARLSKAAQARLAQEVPRIIRDADTRQKLFAQGWQAVGTSPEGLTGRLKDETAILGNIIQTRGIKIE, from the coding sequence ATGCAGAGCCGGCTGAAAAAGCTTTCAGCCTTTTCAATCCAGGCAGCGCGCACTACGTTTTTGATAGCTGCCTGCACCCTGCCCATATGCGGTACGGCACAAAATAGCTTAAAAAACCCCGAAGCAACTACGGCCTGGCCAAGCCGGCCGATTCGCATCCTGGTCGGCTTTCCCGGAGGCTCGACGCCCGACATGTCGGCCCGCACCCTGGCGGAACCCCTGTCCAAAGCGCTGGGCCAGCCGGTCATCATTGAAAACCGGGTGGGCGCCTCGGGCAACATCGCGGCGGATCTGGTTGCCAAGGCAAGTGATGACCACACGCTGGGCGTCGTCATCAACGGCAACCTGACTTCGGCCAGGCAGCTCTACGCCAGGCTGCCCTACGACCCGGCCAGGGACTTTGCGCCCATCTCGCTGCTCACCACCGCACCGCTGATGCTGGTGGCCCCGGCGAGTCTGCCCGGCGGGGCCGAATTTTTTGCAGCGGCCAAGCAGGCAGGCAGCCAGTGGAACTACGGCTCGGTCGGCAACGGCTCGGTCGCGCATCTGGGCATGGAACTGATCAAAAGCCGCTCTCCCGGCATGGCGCCAGTGCATGTTCCGTATTCCGGCAATCCGCAGGTCGTCACGGCCATGCTGGGCGGCCAGATCCAGATGGCGCTGGTACCGCCCGGCCTTGCCATGCCGCACATCCGCTCCGGCAAGCTCAGGGCCATTGGATTGACGGGCGGACGCAGTCTGCTGGCACCGGATGTACCGCCATTGGCCGATGCCGGCCTGAAGAATGTCAACCTGGAAGTCTGGACCGCGCTGATTGGTCCGGCCCGCCTGTCCAAAGCGGCCCAGGCGCGGCTGGCCCAGGAAGTTCCCCGCATCATTCGCGATGCGGATACCCGGCAAAAGCTGTTCGCGCAAGGCTGGCAGGCCGTCGGAACTTCGCCCGAAGGCCTGACAGGCCGACTGAAGGACGAAACCGCCATTCTGGGCAATATCATCCAGACACGCGGCATCAAGATCGAATAG
- a CDS encoding fumarylacetoacetate hydrolase family protein gives MSFVFTPPATVSVPVAGTKDRFPVHRIYCVGRNYEDHAKEMGFTGREPPFFFLKPADAIVAVEAGGNASMPYPSLTNNLHHEIELVVAIGKGGKNIQAADAHQHIFGYAVGLDMTRRDLQGEMKKQGRPWCIGKAFDHSAPIGPITPAAQAGDVNHAEIYLQVSGQERQRSNVSKLIWNIAETIEHLSAAWELQPGDLIYTGTPEGVAAVVPGDILTGGVTGLETLSIRID, from the coding sequence ATGAGTTTTGTTTTTACACCCCCCGCCACGGTTTCCGTGCCAGTCGCCGGCACTAAAGACCGTTTTCCGGTCCACCGTATTTATTGCGTCGGCCGCAACTATGAAGATCATGCAAAGGAAATGGGTTTCACCGGCCGTGAGCCGCCCTTCTTTTTCCTGAAGCCCGCCGACGCCATCGTTGCGGTTGAGGCTGGCGGCAACGCAAGCATGCCCTACCCCAGCCTGACCAACAACCTGCACCATGAAATCGAGCTGGTCGTGGCGATTGGCAAAGGCGGCAAAAACATCCAGGCTGCCGATGCGCACCAGCACATCTTTGGCTATGCCGTGGGCCTGGACATGACGCGCCGCGACTTGCAGGGCGAGATGAAAAAACAGGGCCGCCCCTGGTGCATTGGCAAGGCCTTCGATCATTCCGCGCCGATTGGCCCAATCACCCCGGCAGCGCAGGCCGGCGATGTGAACCATGCCGAAATCTATCTGCAGGTGAGCGGCCAGGAGCGCCAGCGCAGCAATGTGTCCAAACTGATCTGGAATATCGCCGAGACGATTGAACACCTGTCGGCGGCGTGGGAACTGCAGCCCGGCGACCTGATCTACACCGGCACCCCTGAAGGCGTGGCAGCCGTGGTGCCGGGCGACATCCTGACCGGAGGCGTTACAGGCCTGGAAACGCTGAGCATCAGGATTGATTGA